GGGTCTTCGCCGGCACCATGAAGAAGCGTTGTGACCACCGTGCTGGTGGTTGTTTTGCCATGGCTGCCTGCGATGGCGATTGAAGGCTGCTGGTCGATCAGGGCTGCGAGTAAATCCGAGCGATGCCACACCTCGAGCTGCCGCTCTCTGGCGGCAACCAATTCAGGATTGTGATCGGGAATGGCACTGCTGATCACCACGATGGGTGACGAGCGACCCAGCTGATCCAAGGCCTGGAAGTTGGCAGCAACTTGGGAATCAAAAGCCACCATCCCCGCGCTTTTCAGGCTCTCCATTGCGGGAGACAGTCGGCGGTCCGAACCGCTGACGCGATGGCCTCGGCTGAGCAGAATTTGTGCCAGTGCAGACATCCCGATTCCTCCCGCACCGATGAAGTGCACAGGAATCTGGATGTCAAGCGTGCAGACCAATGACCATCGCCGTGGACGTGCACGATAAATCAGCTTTTCGAGCTGACCAGTCGTTCAGGAACTTTGTAGCTCTGGCCTGGTCGCAACCCCAAAAACCCTTGTAACAAAGTAAATCCTGTGATTTCTGTATGATCGGCGGCCAAACCCCAGTAGCGGACGATCCGCTTTTGTTATGACCCTGCGCGTTGCGATCAATGGATTCGGCCGGATTGGTCGCAATGTGATGCGGGGTTGGCTCAGCCGCGGCGCTGACACTGGTCTTGAGATCGTGGGGATGAACTCCACATCTGATCCCAAAACCAGTGCCCACCTCCTGACCTACGACTCGATCCTCGGTCATATCGACCGCAGCGTTCAGATCGAGACCACCGACGACACGATGATCGTCAACGGCAAGGAGATCAAATTCTTCGCTGATCGCAACCCTCTCAACTGTCCCTGGAAGGACTGGGGTGTGGACCTGGTGATCGAGTCCACCGGTGTGTTCAACACCGACGAGAAAGCCAGCATGCACCTTGAAGCTGGTGCCAGCAAGGTGATCCTGACGGCGCCTGGCAAGGGTGACGGTGTGGGCACCTTTGTGGTGGGCGTGAATGACGATCAGTACCGCCACGAAGATTGGAAGATCCTCTCCAATGCCAGCTGCACCACCAACTGCCTGGCACCGATCGTCAAGGTTCTCGATCAGAGCTTTGGTTTGGATTGGGGTCTGATGACCACCATCCACAGCTACACCGGTGACCAGCGCATCCTCGACAACAGCCACAGGGATCTGCGCCGTGCCCGTGCCGCTGCGCTCAACATGGTTCCCACCACCACCGGTGCTGCCAAGGCTGTGGCTCTGGTCTACCCCGAAGTGAAGGGAAAGCTCACGGGTTTCGCCATGCGCGTACCCACGCCCAACGTCTCCGCTGTTGACCTCACCTTCGGACCCTCCCGCGCCACCAACGTTGAGGAAGTGAAGGCCGTGATCAAGGCCGCTTCCGAGAACGGAATGAAGGGGATCATCAAGTACAGCGACCTACCCCTGGTCTCCACCGATTACGCCGGCACCAACGAATCCACCATCTTTGATGCAGACCTCACCTATGCCATGGGTGACAAAGCTGTGAAGATCCTTGCCTGGTACGACAACGAGTGGGGCTACAGCCAGCGCGTGGTGGATCTCGCTGAAGTGGTGGCCCGCAACTGGAAGTGATTCAGCAGAGCTCACGGATCTGAGCGGTTTTATCCCCCCTGAACAGGGGGGATTTTTTTTGCTTA
The sequence above is a segment of the Synechococcus sp. PROS-7-1 genome. Coding sequences within it:
- the gap gene encoding type I glyceraldehyde-3-phosphate dehydrogenase → MTLRVAINGFGRIGRNVMRGWLSRGADTGLEIVGMNSTSDPKTSAHLLTYDSILGHIDRSVQIETTDDTMIVNGKEIKFFADRNPLNCPWKDWGVDLVIESTGVFNTDEKASMHLEAGASKVILTAPGKGDGVGTFVVGVNDDQYRHEDWKILSNASCTTNCLAPIVKVLDQSFGLDWGLMTTIHSYTGDQRILDNSHRDLRRARAAALNMVPTTTGAAKAVALVYPEVKGKLTGFAMRVPTPNVSAVDLTFGPSRATNVEEVKAVIKAASENGMKGIIKYSDLPLVSTDYAGTNESTIFDADLTYAMGDKAVKILAWYDNEWGYSQRVVDLAEVVARNWK